In the Commensalibacter nepenthis genome, GGTTGTCTTAAAAGGTTAGTGATATTAAATTCTTCTTGAGTTCCAGTATAGGCGATCAAGTCTTTGACGTGTAACATGCCAATAATATTGTCGAGTTCAGTATGATATACTGGGACGCGAGAATGATTTTCATGGCGCATGACCTCAAGTACCTTTTCCAAGGTAATTGTATCCTCAATGGCAAATATATCGGCTCTTGGCACCATAACGTCATCTGCTGTTTTGCCACGCAGGCGTAAAATATTAGAGATTAATAAGCGTTCTTGAGTACTAAGTTCTTCGGTATTAGCATGTTGGGGGGATTGATCGTTAGCGTTTTCTTCGTCAACCAAATTGACAATGGATTGACGTAAGCTGGGATGTTTACTTTTATATATCCAACGTGAAACAACTGATTTAAAACGTTTGGGTTTTTGCTGAGAGGAATTTTGTCCGTTATCAAATGGTGAGTTATTTGCAGAACCAGAGCCACGAGGCATTATTATATACTCCGTGAGGGATAGAGTTTCCAAGGATTGGGAATATTAAGTTTCTGTAATAAAACTGCTTCTCTCATTTCCATTTCTTTGGCTTCGTTGACATAAATATGGTCGTAACCTTGTAAATGCAATAAGCCATGAATCATTAAATGCGCCAAATGATGCATAAAAGGTCTTTTATTGTGCTGTGCTTCTTTTTGAATCGTTTGCAGTGCAAAAATAATATCACCGCCTATCATACCCCCACCAGGTAATTCAAAGGTTAATACGTTGGTAGGTTTGTTTTTCCCTCTGAATTGATCATTCAGTTTTTTAATTGAAAGATCATTGGAAAAACATAAATTGGTATCTTCGGTAATAGGAAGAATTTGATGGATACGATAGATCAATGGCAATAATTTAGGCATAAAACGCCGCCATTGTTGCTCTTGTATAATTAAATTTTCATTAAGGCTATGGCGGATTTGATAAATTGGCTGCATGGATTTATAAATGTTTTATGTTTTCTGAAAATCTGGATGTTGTTGTGCGTAACGCTTGTCATATGCTTTCACAATTCGACCAACCAAAGGATGCCTGACAACATCTTGGGCTTGGAAACGCATGATTTCAATGCCTTGAATTCCTTCCAACGTTTCAACAGCATCTTTTAATCCTGATTTGATATTAGAAGGCAAATCAATTTGGCTGAGATCCCCTGTAATCACCATTCTGGATCCTGGTCCTAAACGTGTTAAAAACATCTTCATTTGTGCAGTGGTGGTGTTTTGCGCTTCATCCAGAATAACATAAGCATGTTCAAGCGTACGCCCTCTCATAAACGCAAGAGGGGCGACTTCGATTTCACCATTGGTTAACCGTTTAATGACTTGATCGCCAGGCATCATGGCATGGAGTGCATCATATAAAGGACGTAAATAAGGGTCGATTTTTTCCTTCATATCCCCAGGTAAAAAGCCCAATCGTTCGCCCGCCTCTACAGCAGGACGAGATAAAATAATACGATCTACCTGACCAGACAACAACATTGAAACAGCTTGTGCAACGGCAAGGAAGGTCTTGCCCGTGCCAGCAGGACCAATTCCAAAAACCATTTCATGTTTGAGTAGTAGTTTAAGATACTCCGCCTGCCCAGCCGTGCGTGCAGAAATTGTTCCTCGGCGTGTCGTAATACTGGGGGCATTGCTGGGTATCACATCAGCTTGTTCAGGAGAGGAAGCCTGAGAATATGTGCTGGTTTCCAGCAACCCATCTTGGGTCATACGAATAATCGTATCAACGACAGTCGAATTAATGTCTTTTTGATGATAAATATGGTTATAAAGATTGCTAAGAACGGCTTTACCAAGCTCGACTTGTTGTATATTCCCTTCAATAACAACATAATTTCCTCGGCAACCTAAGCTTACTTGAAGCTCTTTTTCAATTTGCATCAAGTAACGATCATGTTCGCCGATCAAATGTGCTAGGACAAGATTGTCACTAAACTGCAATGTTGTTTTCAACGAGGACGCGTCTAGTGGTTCTTCTGAAACGATAAAAGGGCGGTTATCGGTTTGTTTGCTCAATGGGATGTGCTTTCTTTGACAAGATATCCTGATAGAGAAAAAGTAAGGCATTCATCTATTTCTACCATACATTCTTGACCAATCAAACTATCATTTCCTTGAGCATGAACGGCTTGTAAATAAGGGGACTTGCCAGCGATTTGCCCTTCTTTACGACCTTTATGGGTAAAAAGAATGGGAATCTTGCGTCCAACAGTATCTTTGTTGAATTGTGTTTGCTGATCTTTTAATACAGCTTGTAATTCTTGCAAACGTGCATCTTTTTCGGGTTCTGCGATTTGATTCATTGAAACCGCAGCAGAAGTGCCAGGACGAGGTGAGTATTTAAAAGAATAGGCTTGTGCAAAGGTAATATCGTTGACCAATTTCATCGTTGCTTTGAAATCATCGATGCTTTCACCTGGGTGCCCGATGATAAAGTCTGAGGATAACGCAATATCAGGTCTGGCTTTTTTTAATTTTTCTATAATTGCGTAATATTCACTGACCGTATGCCCTCGATTCATCGATTTTAAAATTCGGTCTGACCCTGATTGGACAGGTAAATGCAAAAATGGCATTAAAGCGGGTAAATCACGATGTGCTGCAATGAGGGAATCGTTCATATCATTTGGATGAGAGGTCGTGTAACGAATACGAAGCAACCCTGGAATGGTCGATAATTTTTCAGCCAGTTTGACCAAATCCCAAATATTTCCATCAGGACCTTGACCGTGATACGCGTTGACATTTTGACCAAGTAATGAAATCTCTCTGACACCAAGGCTGCATAAATGGGTTGCTTCATCGATAATGGCTTGTACAGGACGGCTTTCTTCTGCACCCCTTGTATAAGGAACCACACAAAAAGAGCAAAATTTATCACAGCCTTCTTGGATGGTTAGAAAGGCTGTATATCCTTGCGATTTATCGGGCGCGGGTAAGAAATCAAATTTACTTTCGGTTGGAAAGTCTGTTTCAATCACATTACCCGATTTGCGAGCGACATCTAATATCATCTTAGGTAGCCGATGATAGGTTTGGGGTCCAAAAACAATATCAACATAAGGAGCACGTTTGAGAATAATTTCACCCTCAGCTTGTGCAACGCAGCCCGCCACAGCGATTAATGTTGGATTACCTTGCTCTTCACGATATTCTTTGATTTGTCTTAATCTTCCCAGCTCAGAAAAGACTTTTTCAGTTGCTTTGTCACGAATATGGCATGTGTTTAAAATTAATACATCAGCTTTTTCAGCCTCGTCAGTTACTTTATAACCAAGGGGACGTAATAAATCGACCATACGATTACTGTCATACACATTCATTTGGCATCCCCATGTAATCACATGCAAATAACGTTTTGGTATCGTTTGTGTAGACTGAGCAATTTGAGAAAAACTGGTATCAACCATTCGGTAAGCAACCTATTATAAATAAAAAAGACAGCAAGGTTCTTATTTTTAACAAGAAAAATTGAACCAAGCTATCTTTTTATAAAAATAAAGGCGTTGAGACAAGTATTTTATAAACGTTTAACCGTTAGGTTCGAAGAAAAAATATCCCCATCAAAACGAATCGCACCTTGTAAATTTTGAGAAAGCGTTTCAAAGTGTTTTTGGAACATTTTCGCCAGTTCTTCTGCTTGTCTATGATAGGCTTGTGGATCCGCCCAACAGAGTGCTGGATTTAACAACTCACTTGGGATTCCATTTACTTTTGTGGGTATTTGCAATCCAAAATGTTTTTCTGTTTCAAAAGGCACGTCTTTTAACGAATGATTCAACGCCATATGCAATAATTGACGGGTATGAGGTAAAGAAAAACGTTTGCCAATCCCGTATGGACCACCGCTCCAACCGGTATTGATTAACCAGCATTGAATGTCAGGATTTTCTTCTAATCGCTTCATTAACAGCGCCCCATACACATCTGCAGGTCTTGGCAAGAACGGGGCACCAAAACAAGGGCTAAATGTAGCTTTTGGCTCTTTGCCTAATCCGCTTTCTGTGCCAGCAATACGTGCTGTATACCCCATTAAGAAATGAAAGATCGCTTGTGCATTGGTCAGTTTTGAAATAGGAGGTAAGACACCAAACGCGTCTGCGGTCAACATCACGATATTTAAAGGAAGACCACCTTTGCCAGATGTGGAGGCATTGGGAATGAAATCAACAGGATAACAAGAACGCGTATTTTCTGTTAAAGAGTTGTTATCAAAATCAGGAGAAGCATCCGTATTTAAAATAACATTTTCTAAGACTGAGCCAAATCGTAAAGATGCACTCCAGATTTCAGGTTCGGTTTTTTTATTAAGATTAATTACTTTGGCATAACATCCGCCTTCAATATTGAAGATACCTGTTTTTGACCAACCATGTTCGTCATCACCAATTAAAATACGTTCAGGATCAGAGGATAAAGTAGTTTTACCTGTTCCAGAAAGACCAAAGAAAATAGCAACGTCACCGTCCTGACCAATATTAGCAGAACAATGCATTGGCAAAATATTTTCAGCAGGAAGCTGCCAATTCATCGCAGAGAAAATAGATTTTTTAATCTCTCCAGCATATTGTGTGCCGCAAATAACAATTAATTTTTCTTTGAAAGAAGTGGTAACAGCCGTTGATCCATGTGTGCCACATCTGTCCGCATTTAAAAACAGATGAGGGGCATGTAAAATTGTATAAGGTTGTCTGTTATTTTGTTTAACAGATTCTTTTTCTTCCTCGCTTAAATCTTCGGGTCTGACAAACATATTCTTGGCAAAAAGAGCATGCCAAGCACTGGTTGTAATTAATCGGATTGGTGTGCAACAATTCATATCACGCCCTGCATACAGGTCTTGAATATATAATGGTTGTCCCTGAAGATAACCGCCAACTTCTGACAATAATTGCGTAAAATGAGCAGGGGAGAGTTTATGATTAATATCCCCCCATTGAATTTGATCGCGAACTTCGTCTTCATCGACAACGAATTTATCGCCAGCGGCGCGCCCTGTGAACTGTCCTGTTTTAACAACAAAGGCACCGTCTTTGGACAAGGTTCCTTCTTGGTTGCTAATGGCATGTTCGATTAATGTGGCGCGGGAAAGATTGATATATAAAGTTGGTGCTTTTATTATTCCCGTTCCTTGTAGAAAGCCGGCAATAGCATTGTCAACTTGTTCGTGATACCCATGTGTATAGGAAAGGCTTAGCGTTGCTCCTGTAACATAAGGTTTTATCACATCATGAGGTAAAGAGGATGCGTTTGTCATAATTTTCAGAACCTTGAATGATATTAAATAGGTTCATCTTATTAAATAGAGTAAAATATTCAAAAGGCTATTCACAAAAGCGCTAGGTCTTATCAACAGTTATTGAAATATTTTGCAATATTACGGTTAATATTAAAAAAAATAATAGTTCAAATAAGTTATATTATTTTTTTAATATCCTCCTCAGATTTCCCTTGTCTTAAATAAGCTGTACCTGTCGCAATAATATCCCATGTTTTTTGTGATAATTGCTTTCTGTTTTTAAACTCTTCGGGATAAAGTGGTTCATGATAAATGATAGAGGCTCTCATATCAGACCATTTACAAAAATCCCATAAATGAGGTGTCAGCTCCATATCGCCATACCAAGAATAGATAGGGCGGCGTAGGCGATTGACTGGCAACATACCCAGACGATCATATACAACTGAAATTGGTTGGATGATTGGGATAGGATAGGCAACAGTTTTGCTGATGGGTTTTGCCAACACAAAGAAAGAAGATAGAAATGGCGCAAGATGAGACCCCTCGGTTGAGGTGCCTTCTGGAAATAAAATTAGATTTCCACCTTCTTCTAATCTTTTTTCCATGGTTTGTTGTTCTTTGATTGTCGATTGACGCTGTCTACTGACAAATAAAACGCGCCCTAAACGACATAATGTACTAATCACTGGCCAAGAGCCAATTTCTTCTTTGGCGACAAAAGCTCCTGGTAATAATCCTCCAATGGATGCAATATCCAGCCAAGAAGTATGATTGACGATATAAATAATAGGTCGTTTTTGTGAGCCAGATTGATGTTTTTGTTCTGCAAGTTTTCCAAATATACGCAGGTCAAGCCCTAATATTCTAGAAACGTTACGCCAATAAAAACGTGCAAAATTAATTTTCGCAGAGCCAGGTAGTTTGATAAACAGGCTTTGAAAAGGCATACAAAGAATAGTCCATATCAAGACAATGCTAATCTTTTTTGCGGCTCTGATTCTTTGATAAATAGTCGAAAATTTAGATAAAAAATGAGGGTATGTAATAGGTGATTGATGAATATCAAGTTGTATAAAATGCTTTTTTTGGTTAGGAGAACGCAAAGGGGAATGTTTCATCTGTGACGAGGTTGGTTTGCACAATATTTTTTGTAAATTTCGTTTGAAAAAGGATAAGTATTTCAAGGTATGACAGCTGCTTATTACAAAGGTTTTGAAAATTGGGTAAAATGTTCTACTAACAATTGTCGGCATTCTATAAGAAGTTAAAAAGAACTACAAGGATATGTCTTATAATACGTTTTAAAAATGTTGTACTTATATCACAACATCTTTATAGTGCCAATATTTATAAATTATACATGGTTTTTCATAATGATGTGCTGTGAAATGTTTTATATATAAGGTTAAATAGGTCGTCACACTATATGCTCAGATTAATTTTGTCTTTCTTAACAATCGATGCCGAATAAAAATACTGTAATTATATCAATAGGATAGAGGGAATAAAGATTTGTTGTTCACTGAACTGCAATTAAGTTACTTTTATTGTATAAAAAAGATAAGACCCTCAAAAATAGCTTTCTGCTTGTGTTGGGGGGTGGTTGCAGGGACTTTTTCCTCGACATATGTCGCAATGGCAGCCGACCCTCAGACTTATAGAGTAGAAATAAGACCAACAGGCAATAAGGATATTGATGCCACTTTATCCGATGTGTCAAGCCTTGTGTCTTTGAAAAAAACCAAACCTGTCGGAGCATTTGCCTTGGCTGGGCGGGTAAAGGGCGACTATGATCGTCTGCAAAGTGCAATGGATAGCTTTGGATATTACAATGCTAAAATACACATTAAACTTGGTGCAGGAAAAGCCTTGGCAAACGTTGACGAGGATAAGAAAAAAGACAAAACAGAATCGGATATACATCAAGTTACTCAATTAACCAACGCAATGGATGGCAGTAACCCCGACCTACCTAGCTTTATTGCAAATATTCCTGAAAAAACAGAGGCGGTTATCGTTGTTGAGATTGATAAAGGGGATCAATACCATCTTGGTAAAATAGAGTTGGTGGAAAATAAACCAATAATACCACAACCTGTCAAAAGTTCGACACCATCAAACCCCAAGCCTCAAGTAACCACTCAACCCATAACATTAACCCCAGATCAGCAAAAAGCCTTTGGGTTAAAGTCTGGACAATCTGCCATATCCGCCGATGTTGTTGCAGCGAAGGGGCGTTTATTGACAGCGTTGCGAGAAGATGGGCATGCATTGGCAAAGATCAATGATCCTGTGGCTTATTTGCGCCCAGATACGAAAACACTCGATATTGTGTATCAAGTCAATCCTGGACCGATAGTTGACTTGGGGGATATTGACTTTAAAGGATTGAAAAAAGTTAACGAAGCTTTTGTGCGTAAGCGTTTATTATTGCATGATGGTCAGTTATATCAGCCTTCGAAAATAGAATCCGCGCGACAAGATTTGGCTTCTTTGGGTGTTTTTTCCAGTATTGATGCCACCGCAGCAACAAAGCTCGATGCGAATGGCAAATTACCCTTGGTGCTAACTTTCAAAGAATCAAAACGAAGGTCTGTTAGCTTTGAAGCAGGATACTCAACAGATTTAGGCGGACGTTTAGGGGTGCGTTGGGCGCATCGTAATTTGTTTGGCAATGCTGAAAAACTGAATATTGCGGCTTTGGCGACGGGACTAGGTGGCACAGCACAAAAAGGATTGGGATATGATATTTATGCTGATTTTACCAAGCCTGATTTTGGACGCAGAGATCAAGATCTGAATGCACGTATCGAAGCGGTTAAACAAAAATTATATTCGTACAATCAAACCGCGTTTTTAATCAAAGGGGGGCTGAATCGGAAAATCAATAAACGGTGGAGGGCTTCTGTTTATTTAGGCGCGATACAAGAGCGCATTATTCAGCAACATATACGCAATGACTATACGATGATTAACGTGCCATTAAATGTTCGATATGACAGCACAGATTTGGACAGCCCAATGATGTCGCCAACTCATGGAATGAAGGGATCGGTTTCCGTAACACCGACAACTTCTTTTGGTGATGGTACGATTTTCTTTGCAATATTAGAAGGTAGTGCTTCAACATATTTAGACCTTGCAAAAATAGGTTTAACAGATCCAGGGGATAGTGTGTTTGCATTCAGAGGAACGGTCGGAAGTATTCAAGGAGCCTCAAGAATGAACTTGCCACCAGATCAACGTATGTATGCTGGGGGGACTGCAACCGTCAGAGGGTTTCGTTTTCAAGGGGTAGGCCCTCAATTCCCAGGAACGAAATATGCGGTTGGGGGAAAAGCGATGGATGCTGGAACGGTGGAGTTTCGTCAAAAAATTACACAATCTATTGGCGCACAAGCGTTTGTGGATGCTGGGCAAGTCAGTAAAACCAGTATGCCTTTCCAAGGAGATTTAAGAGTGGGTGTGGGGGCAGGCGGTAAGTATTATACACCTTTGGGACCTATTCGTTTAGATGTTGCATTACCGATGAATCGTCCACCTAGAGGCGATAAATTTGAGGTGTATATTAGTTTAGGTGAGACATTCTGATGATGCTGGAACAACAAGAAAATATTGTAACTTCCCAAAAGTGGCGCCATAAACATCTCATTTTGCGGTATTTTATGCTGGGGGTATTCAGTATTCTAGCCCTGTTTTTTTTGTTTGTTGTTGGTGTGTGGGTGTTTGTAAATACATCAACAGGTAAAAACTATATCGCTACTGAAATTCAAAAACATACCAACGATCGTATTCAGATTCTGGGAATAACGGGGTTTGTTCCTACGCATATGAATATTGCTGAAATGCAATTTAAAAATGTCGAAATTGGGACATGGCTTGATGTCAAACAAAAGCAATTGAATTGGTCGCCTTGGGCATTATTACAAGAAAAAATCAGTGCCAGCGTCGAACGTAAAAATGGAAAAGAATATATGGAAAAGAATATAATGCACCTTTGGTGCCTTTGCATTTTTCAATTCGGTTACCAGAATATCCAACCCCTGCCAGTCATGACAAATTGCGAATTTATCTTGGTTTAGGAGACAAACTTTGATGCACCCTATCGACCAACAAACAAATGAACATGTAAAACCATCCAAGAAAAAATGGCGTCAACGGCATCGTATCCTATGGGGTTTGGGATGGTTTGTCGGTGGTGTTTTGGGATTGATGATCCTTGTCATTACAGGTGCTATGGTTTTTGTGAATACCCAAAAAGGACAAAATTATTTAGCGAGCAAGATTGGGGAATTAACAAATCATACAGTGATTGTCAGTGGATTATCAGGGTCTTTTCCTAATCATTTACGTGTTGCAACCATCGAGTTACAAGACCCACAAAAAGGGGTTTGGTTATCCTTAAAACAAACCGAACTAGATTGGTCTTTATTGGCATTACTAAGTAAAGAAATTCATGTCGATCGCCTATATGCCAAAGAGATTAATGTATATGATTTGCCTTCGCCAACAGAGCCAGAGGCACCTTCTGAAAATAGTGCTAGCTCTTTACCCAATATGGCGATTGCAGCGAATATTAAGGATATTCAAGTTGATAAATTATTCGTTTCAAACAAAGTCGCACCGATTGACCTTTCTGTAGGGCTAAAAGGCAACGTTGCGATTAAAAATGTTTTGAAAGTCGTTGAGATAGAATCTGTGAGTGATTTATCAAATATTCATTTGTCTCTACATCTTTGGGAATTAAATCAGGCTACAGATCTGAAATTATTGGCAGATATTGGTAATCAAAAATTCAATAATGCGTCTTTAAAAATTAATGTCAAAAAACAATCTGACGGATTGGTTGAACGTCTATTAAAGAGGGATCAAGTCACGCCATTGGCATTACATCTTGTATTAAAAGGTTCATATAATCAATTACAAACAAACCTAGATTTATCTGCTGCTCAAGCCAAATTAAATCTGAATGGTGATGTTGATCTTATTCATTCTAAAATGAATATTGCTTTAGCTGGGCATTCCCCTGAAATGACGATAAGCCCTACAATTGGATGGGGTGGGTGGAATTTGGATGCGAAATTATACGGTGCGTTTCAATCTCCATCTGGTAAAGGGAAATTTGAGCTGACCAACTTGGCGGCTGGGGACGCCATGGTAAATAAGTTGTTGTTACAGTTCAAAGGGGAAGATTTAGCCTCTTTGGATGATCAAAGGACGCGGTTTGACCCTTGGATTCGATTAAACCTTGTTGCTGATGGGTTGCGAATTCCTGGCAGCCAACCTCAATTATTAGCAGATAGTCCATTATCTTTGGATATAATTTATCATCCTAAGGAAAAGGACCAACCTATTGATCTACAATTAGATCATCAATTGATGAAAGCAGTGGGGCGTATTTTTATAAAACCTTCTTTGCATGGAAGTTTGGATTTATTTGCTCCACAACTCAGTTCTTTGGCAAAAGCTGGTAATGTTGATCTAAAAGGTTCTGCAATTCTCAATATGGCTTTTGCACTACCAGAAGATCCTAAAAACCCTATATATATCGATGTTGATGGACCCTTAATGATTACGGGGGGTATGCCCATTGCGGTGCAAATGGTTGGATCAGAAGGGCATCTTGGGTTACATGCACAAATTATTCAAGGGCAAGATCAAAAAATTGATTTACAATCTTTGACCTTTAAAGGAAAACAGATTGGTTTAAATGTGCAAGGTTCATTGATTGGTGAGCAAGTCAAAGGCTTGTTAAATTTGGACATCAAAGAGTTGGCAGCAGCAGCGCCAATGTTAAAAGGTAAAGCAAATGCTCAGGTCACTTTGGATGGTTCTTTAAATGACTTAGCCGCACAATTACAATTAACAACCAATTTTACCACCGCTGCCAAAAGTGGATATGTGGTAAGACCCAGCCAGTTGAAGCTGACAGCGAAAGCCCAACATTTGCCCTCAAAACCAATTGCTGAGGTCGGGCTGACTGGGACTTTGGATCAAACGCCTGTGAATATACAATTACAAGCAGGTCAATCCGAACAACAAAAAGCTTATTATTTAAAACTACAACAAATGGAGTGGCGAGGCATCAAAGCTGTGGCAGATATTGTGATGTCGAAAAATAACATGTTGCCTGTTGGAACAATTAAATTTGATGTTGTGCGTTTATCTGATTTTAGCCGGTTAATTAATCAAAAGATTGATGGGAATATTCATTTAGATATTCATAGTTCACCTGAAAATAAATCAAGATTAATGGTCGATCTGAATAGCCAAATTGCAATGCCTCAGGCAAAAATTGGCAAATTATCTTTATCAGGCTCTGTGGAAAATCTAATTCAAAAACCTGTTGTTAATTTGAAATTACAAGCCAACCAGTTACAAGTCCCTCAAGTAGTTCAGGGGAACGCAAATATGACTGCGAATGGTGGAATGGATAATTTAAAATTAACCTTAAATGGTAATTTCCCTAGCTTAATGGATGCCAAAGGTAATATTAATACGGCGCTTACGCTAAATTTATTAAAGAAAAAATTAGATATTCAAAAATTTACGGCATTGGTAAAAGGCGAGAATATTCGTTTATTATCACCTGTACAAGCTGATTTCGGCGAAAAAATAGCCGTGAATCGCCTTAGAATGTCAATAGCTCCATCTGGTGCAACCCCAGCAACCATTGATATCGCAGGCGAGGTTAAGCCAAAATTGGCGTTAACAGCGTCGATTCAAAATATTACTCCAGTGTTGGCCAAACCATTCGCTCCAGATTTAAAAGCCAAAGGCGTTATTAACGCTCAAGCAAAATTACAAGGATCAATCGAAAAACCACAAGGGTCGATTCAAGTTAGTGCTCGTAATATGCAATTGATGACAGGTGCAGCGGCTTCGTTGCCCCCTGCACAATTAAATGCTCAGGCAAATTTAAATGGTAATATAGCAAGGTTGGATACAAAATTACAAGTTGGACAAAAAGTAAATGCCAGTGTGACTGGAACCGTGCCATTACAACCTAAAGGGAATTTGGTATTGCTATTAAATAGCAACGTTGATCTATCAGTAGCCAACGCAATTGTTGGTGCATCAGGTCAACAAGTTCTTGGGTTAGTGAATATGGCAATGCAGGTCAATGGGAATATTAATTCGCCTGTCATTACGGGGCATATTGATTTAACGAATGGCAACTTTCGTGATTATGCTCAAGGGGTAAGTATTCGTAACATTCAAGCTTCTATCATTGGGCAAAGAGATTCCATTATTTTACAGTCTTTTTCAGCCAAAGCGGGAAACGGAACAATGGATGCCAATGGTCAAGTAGGTGTGTTTAAACCGGGTATGCCTATTAATTTGCATTTTGGTATGAAAAATGCCAGACCATTGGTCAGTGATTTACTGACAGCGGTCTTGGATGGCGATATTAACATCAAAGGAATGGCTAAAACCCGTGTTGATGTTGATGGAGTTGTTAAGATTAAACATGCGGATATTAATATTCCCCATTCTATGGCACGTTCTGTTGTTCCGTTAAAAGTGATACGCCCAGGCGATAAGGTCGAAGTCGTGCAGCA is a window encoding:
- a CDS encoding translocation/assembly module TamB domain-containing protein, with protein sequence MHPIDQQTNEHVKPSKKKWRQRHRILWGLGWFVGGVLGLMILVITGAMVFVNTQKGQNYLASKIGELTNHTVIVSGLSGSFPNHLRVATIELQDPQKGVWLSLKQTELDWSLLALLSKEIHVDRLYAKEINVYDLPSPTEPEAPSENSASSLPNMAIAANIKDIQVDKLFVSNKVAPIDLSVGLKGNVAIKNVLKVVEIESVSDLSNIHLSLHLWELNQATDLKLLADIGNQKFNNASLKINVKKQSDGLVERLLKRDQVTPLALHLVLKGSYNQLQTNLDLSAAQAKLNLNGDVDLIHSKMNIALAGHSPEMTISPTIGWGGWNLDAKLYGAFQSPSGKGKFELTNLAAGDAMVNKLLLQFKGEDLASLDDQRTRFDPWIRLNLVADGLRIPGSQPQLLADSPLSLDIIYHPKEKDQPIDLQLDHQLMKAVGRIFIKPSLHGSLDLFAPQLSSLAKAGNVDLKGSAILNMAFALPEDPKNPIYIDVDGPLMITGGMPIAVQMVGSEGHLGLHAQIIQGQDQKIDLQSLTFKGKQIGLNVQGSLIGEQVKGLLNLDIKELAAAAPMLKGKANAQVTLDGSLNDLAAQLQLTTNFTTAAKSGYVVRPSQLKLTAKAQHLPSKPIAEVGLTGTLDQTPVNIQLQAGQSEQQKAYYLKLQQMEWRGIKAVADIVMSKNNMLPVGTIKFDVVRLSDFSRLINQKIDGNIHLDIHSSPENKSRLMVDLNSQIAMPQAKIGKLSLSGSVENLIQKPVVNLKLQANQLQVPQVVQGNANMTANGGMDNLKLTLNGNFPSLMDAKGNINTALTLNLLKKKLDIQKFTALVKGENIRLLSPVQADFGEKIAVNRLRMSIAPSGATPATIDIAGEVKPKLALTASIQNITPVLAKPFAPDLKAKGVINAQAKLQGSIEKPQGSIQVSARNMQLMTGAAASLPPAQLNAQANLNGNIARLDTKLQVGQKVNASVTGTVPLQPKGNLVLLLNSNVDLSVANAIVGASGQQVLGLVNMAMQVNGNINSPVITGHIDLTNGNFRDYAQGVSIRNIQASIIGQRDSIILQSFSAKAGNGTMDANGQVGVFKPGMPINLHFGMKNARPLVSDLLTAVLDGDINIKGMAKTRVDVDGVVKIKHADINIPHSMARSVVPLKVIRPGDKVEVVQHDSSGPDIGLNLTVKSAGQILVRGFGLFTDMAGSLHVGGTANAPQISGGFEMQNGHIDLAGISLEFTKGIIGFKGSNVDHKMDPSLDFEVKKSVEGNTVSLAITGYASSPKIALTSSPPLSQDRVLAMLLFGVDSQSLSTTQMAEIGVALATLGGEGSGFDPLGTVRKTLGLDRLSVGGGSSDGKGSSTGTSVSAGKYMMKGVYLGAKQSTGTAGTQAEVQVDITKRLKATATVGTGQDRSGFVTPDNDPGSSIGLLYKFDY